In the Thermotoga sp. Ku-13t genome, one interval contains:
- a CDS encoding inorganic phosphate transporter, translating to MVFIAFVIGFIMAFSIGANDVANSMSTAVGARAIAVRQAVTIAAVLEFLGAVMFGSHVATTITKGIVKVEFMNDPKVVLAGALAALLGSSVWVLLATVWGMPVSTTHSIVGGMAGFGIASAGFHAIKWEKMISIVISWVLSPIAGWLLAYALFKIISYTILRRVHPASAMKKAIPVIVFATFFIVCLLFGLKTLKVSFDRSLTWSVIIAIIASTFGVILLHRLKPNSDEYEYVESVFKRLQIMTSCYVSFSHGANDVANAVGPLALVYWIISHGNVAQEVHIPIWLLALGGLGISVGALSLGQQVMKTVGEEITQLNNSRGFCIDFSAASTVLLASVLGMPVSTTHVVVGSVVGVGMARGLELVNVGVLKNILISWFATVPVSALASAGFYLLIVRFI from the coding sequence ACAAGCGGTGACGATTGCGGCGGTTCTCGAATTCTTAGGCGCTGTGATGTTCGGGTCACATGTGGCGACAACGATAACGAAAGGTATCGTGAAGGTTGAATTCATGAATGATCCAAAAGTGGTTCTCGCGGGTGCGCTGGCCGCTCTACTGGGTTCGTCAGTGTGGGTTTTGCTGGCGACCGTCTGGGGCATGCCCGTATCGACTACGCACTCGATTGTTGGAGGTATGGCAGGCTTTGGAATAGCGAGCGCGGGTTTTCATGCGATCAAGTGGGAGAAAATGATCAGCATCGTCATCAGCTGGGTTCTGTCACCCATCGCTGGCTGGTTGCTGGCCTACGCACTTTTTAAGATCATTTCTTACACGATCCTCAGGAGGGTCCATCCCGCAAGTGCCATGAAAAAAGCGATACCAGTTATAGTTTTTGCTACGTTTTTCATAGTGTGTTTGCTGTTCGGTCTCAAAACTCTGAAAGTATCATTCGATAGGAGCTTAACTTGGTCTGTAATCATAGCAATTATTGCAAGCACATTCGGAGTGATTCTTTTGCACAGGCTCAAGCCGAATTCAGATGAATATGAATACGTCGAATCAGTGTTCAAAAGGTTGCAGATCATGACGAGCTGTTACGTGAGCTTTTCGCACGGTGCCAATGATGTGGCTAACGCGGTTGGCCCACTCGCTCTGGTTTACTGGATCATATCTCATGGAAATGTGGCCCAGGAAGTTCACATACCAATCTGGTTACTCGCACTCGGTGGGCTTGGTATCTCCGTAGGGGCACTCTCACTCGGCCAACAGGTTATGAAAACAGTTGGAGAGGAAATCACCCAACTGAACAATTCTCGAGGATTTTGTATCGATTTCAGTGCCGCTTCGACCGTGTTGCTTGCTTCTGTGCTCGGCATGCCTGTTTCCACCACCCACGTTGTGGTAGGTTCTGTGGTCGGAGTCGGCATGGCACGCGGTCTAGAACTCGTCAACGTTGGAGTTTTGAAGAACATCCTGATTTCGTGGTTTGCCACTGTTCCGGTGAGTGCCCTCGCTTCGGCTGGATTTTACCTTCTCATCGTCCGTTTCATTTGA